The following DNA comes from Bos indicus x Bos taurus breed Angus x Brahman F1 hybrid chromosome 5, Bos_hybrid_MaternalHap_v2.0, whole genome shotgun sequence.
CacaaggtgggagggaggggaagggtcaTGGTGGCAGAGGCAAAGCCAGGCCAGAAAGCTGGGACCCTTCCCTCCAGGCTTCCGGGAGCCTCTGAAGGTTGTAGTGGGGCCTGGTCAGCTGTGCCTGTGACTGGTTCCCTGAGCTATCCACTGTGTTCTcaacccctccctgccccaggctcACTCCCTGGGCCTGAAGCTGGGCATCTACGAGGACTTGGGCAACTTCACCTGCATGGGTTACCCGGGCACGACGCTAGACAAAGTGGTGCAGGACGCGCAAACCTTCGCCGAGTGGAAGGTGGACATGCTGAAGCTGGATGGCTGCTACTCAACCCCCCAGGAGCGGGCTGAGGGTGGGTCCCGCAGCTGGCTGGGAGCCATTAGGTAGACAGGGAGGGGTGGCCGTGGAAGGCCCCCCATTGGCTGGCTGTATGGCCCCTAGGGGGTAGTGTTTCCCAATTCCTCTCCCCCAGGGCCTAGGGGTATCTTGGCTCCCAGAGCTCTGGTGCCTTGCTCCGCCCAGGGTGTGTATGCAGCTCTGGGTACAGGGGAGGTGCCTGCTCTTTTGAGCATTAGTCTCCTCATGTGTGGGGGGAGGTTTAAGCTGAGGCCCGAGATCACCTTGGGTCTCTTCATCCTAAAATGTGGTTGGACTTCTCCAGGGTACCCCAAGATGGCCGCTGCCCTGAATGCCACAGGCCgccccattgccttctcctgcagtTGGCCAGCCTACGAAGGGGGCCTCCCCCCAAAGGTGAGCCATTTTCTGCACCCATCTGGCAGTGCCCACCCGTACCCAGGCCTTTTCGCCTTCTGTGAAGCCAGAGCTTCTGTCATCTTAGTTGCTCACATGCTGATTTGTAGGAGGGTCGTAAGTACCTGAGGGGCCTGACCCAGCCCAGAGTCTTAGAGGAGACACTTGTCAGGTGGGCTGAAGGGTGTGGGAGCCGTGTGTCAGGTGCTGACACGGCTCCCCTGCAAGCACTCAGAATCCTGGGTGGTACTGAATGGGCTTGGAGGGCCAGAAGACTGGTGAAGCCAAGGCAGGTGGGGTCTAGCCTCCAAAAGGCCTCGTGGGCACCTTGCCGGGGCCCTTCAGCATGTGGGATGCTAGAAAGGGTGGAATCAGATGTGCAGACTGGAGGGAGAACCCTGGTGGAGGGTGGCAGTCTCCCTGAGAGAACACAGGGGTGGGCATGTGGGAGGAAGGCTATGGGTACCCCAGCCCAGGTTTCTGTACCCTGGGCTTGGTCCCCACTGGCATGAGAGGGAAGGGTCAGTTTCCGGCCAGCAGCACACCTGGAGGGGATGCCTGGGCAGCCCCAGAGGAGGGGCGCACCCTCCGAGGCCCTTCCTCATCCTGAGCACGCTCAAAGCGTGATCTCTTACCCCTTCCCACCCTCTGTGTCCCCTGCCGAGGCTCCACAGCCCCTGGACAGGCCTCTGGGCCGCAGTGTGACGCTGATCTGGGACTCTGCCTGCCCCCAAATCCAGGTGAACTACACCCTGCTGGCAGACATCTGCAACCTCTGGCGCAACTTCGATGACATCCAGGACTCCTGGAGGAGCGTGCTGTCCGTCTTGGACTGGTTTGTGACCCACCAGGATGTGCTGCAGCCGATAGCCGGCCCAgggcactggaacgacccagacaTGGTACCAGCATGGAGGGGGCTGGCCCGAGGCCCACGGCCCTGTGCTGTCTTCCTGGGTGCTCTTTGCCAGGCTCCAGCTCAGCACCTCTGAAGCGTGTCATCCACCATGTGGGATGTGCTGTGGGAGCTTGCGTACCGTTCTTTTCccagggccccacccccacctcttagATGAGAATATTCAGGGAGGGTCTGGGAATGCCCATTGTTAACAGTCTTCCCAGACGGTTCTGATGTTTCCTCAAGCTTGAGAACTTGGTCTGGAGTGACTCTGGTCATCACCCCTCTGTAGGGTGGAGCGCACCATGAGCCCCTCTCTCCTGTCATTCCCTCCCTAGACTGTCTTCGCCAGGTCTGCCTCTGAGCCCCCTCTCAGCGCTCTGTGCTGTTCCCTCCACAGGCAGAACTGGCCCCTCATACCTACCTCACTCACAGCCCTGACCACTTAAATTGCCTTGCAGTTTCTCCTACAGTTTTATAGCTGTCTCTTCACTTGGTCACCAAGTATTTACCCCCAGTGACAGTTATAATAATTACAAATACTTGGCCAGGTGGAAAGGGTGAGAAATGGACCTGCTCTATAGAGTTCgagctccagctctgccacttaccttGGGCACTTGACTTCATTTTTCCTGTGCCTCAGCTTTGTCATTTGGAAAATTGAAATAGTAGCTCCTGTAATAAGGTTGTTTTGAGTTTGGTTAAAAGGATGACCCTTTAATTTTTCTAGGCCAGTGCATATCTGTTATTGTAAACAGGACTCAACTCCCCAGGGGTTAGGGAGGAGCTGACCTTCACTGACCTACTAAGTGCTAGGCCCAAGGCCAAGTACTTTCATTTTTTGGTCCCGCCgcatggcatgcagaatcttagttctccgcccagggatcgaacccgtgccccctgcagtggaagcttggagtcttaaccactgactaccaggggagtccccaaAAGGATGATCCTTTAAATGCTTGGTACCATTTGGCACATATGCAGTGTGTAACTAAATTGGTCTCGTTAAGTACACAACGGTGTTGAGTTGGCAGTCATCATGTGTGTCCGGTCAGTGTACTGGTTGCCCTGGCGACAGGAGTGCCCATTGGTGCAACTCTCTTTAGGGCAGGTGGGCAGCTAGTGGCAGGAGCAGACACTGTTCAGGTCTGACTTCCTACCACCCTGGCTGTATTCCTTCCATGTTCCAGTTTATAAATGCCTTCGGCAGTAGGATTTGTTGGATCCTTTCAACATCCTGTGACATGGTCAGAGCATATTATCACCCCTACACTCttggtggaaaaaaaaagcactgaggCTCTGAAAAGTGATTTGACCCACCCCAAAGCCACAGTGCCAGGGAACAGTATTGGCAGAACTAGGGCCCATACCTGGCCGTCCTCCCCATCTCTATCTTGTCTTGCTACAAGTTTAGGGTTGGTCCCCATGCCCACCGCCCTGTAGAGGCCAGAGCTGAGCGCTCCTCTCTCCTGTCTCCAGTTGCTCATCGGGAACTTTGGCCTCAGCTTCGAGCAAGCCCGAGCCCAGATGGCCCTGTGGACGGTGCTGGCAGCTCCCCTGTTCATGTCCACAGACCTGCGTACCATCTCCGCCCAGAACATGGACATCCTGCAGAATCCACTCATGATCAAAATCAACCAGGATCCCTTAGGCATCCAGGGACGCAGGATTCTCAAGGTACTGGGGtatgggggcagggaaggggggaAGCTGAGACTGGCTTCCCTGAAAACACGGCTGCAAGCCGGAGGTTAAGGGGTTGGGATCGGGGTCTGAAATCCACTCAGTCCCTCCTGGTTGCATTCAGTCGGAGGCTCTACTGGCAGCTGCCCTGACTGTCCCCTACTTACCCGGCTAATAGCAGGGCCAGAGCAGGACAGCTCATGGGACTGGGGGAAGGGAGACATCACCACAAATGCACGTGGGAACAGCGTGGCCCCCTGGTTTGGAAGTATTAATACAAGACGTCTGCGCAAGTCTGTGATGTCTGGCAGAGAACTGGGGCTTGCCTTAGAGTGTAGAACTTGCTTGAACCAAGGACTGTAACTAAGTACTGGTAGCATCGTTTACTAGtttttgagcacctgctgtgtgctagGCATTCTAGATACATTTTCTCAGAAGGCAGTGCTCCTTCCTGGTTTTACAAACGAGGAAACTTAAACTTGAAGCACCTCGGCGCCTTTGtcccaaggccacacagttgGTGAGTGGCACAACAGGACTTGCGGCCAGCAGCGTCGCCTCAAAGCTTGTGCTCTCTGCACAGAACCTTTGCCCCCTAGTGAAAAGGAATCTCCACCACTCTAGAAGGCACCCGTTGAGCCAGTGATGCCCAGAGGAGGCGTCTGATCCTGCAGAGGGGCTGACGGAGCCCAGCCCAGAGACCTTCTGGAGGACGGGGCTTCCTGCTCCTGGCTCCTCGGGGCAGAGCTCATCATTCCCACTGGACTGGGCCCTCCGGTCTAGAGCCAGGGGCTGTCCACAGGTGTCCCTCCTGTTAGCCTGTGAGCTCTCTGACCTTAGGACCTCAGGCAGCATTTGTTGCGTCCAAACAGggggcctggcacagaggaagTGTCCAGGAGCATCTGTTGAgtcagggaaggaaaggaaagaaggaaggaagagggaagaaagagaaaggaggaaggaaggtggAGTTAGAGGAGTTGGAGCTGGAGGCTGTTTTTCCTCCTCTAAGCTTCTGTGGGCTGGCAGGACCCAGAGCTCAAGGGAGGGTTGGGAAGGGGGCTTCGGGGCCTGCTGAACAGGGGCCCAAACCAGTTAGCCATCTTCTGTGCCCAGGAGAAATCCCACATTGAAGTGTACTTGCGGCCCCTGGACAGTGAGGCCAGCGCCATCGTCTTCTTCAGCCGCAGGATGGACATGCCTTATCACTACCATTCGTCCCTCGCCCGCCTGAACTTCAGCAGCTCCGTGGTGTATGAGGTGAGTGCTCTGCTGTCTCAGGactttgggctttcctgggggcGCTGCTGGGTCCTCACTCACACACCCGTCCCCCTAAGCCGTGGGTCCTCCGGCTGGTGCGGTTCTCTGCTCTGGCGCTTTCAGGCTACACAGATGAACTGCTGTGTGTAACCGAGTCCTGCCAGCCCCCAAGGCCGTGGGTTCCCCTATCCGGTCTTGGTGGCACGTTTCTCAGGTTCTCACACCCGCCTGTGCTGGGCACCGCTTGGCTTGGCCAGAGGGGACGTGACTG
Coding sequences within:
- the NAGA gene encoding alpha-N-acetylgalactosaminidase isoform X1 is translated as MLLKTVLLLALASQVLVLENGLLRKPPMGWLAWERFRCNIDCSEDPKNCISEQLFMEMADRLAQDGWRDLGYVYLNIDDCWIGGRDAKGNLVPDRKRFPHGIAFLADYAHSLGLKLGIYEDLGNFTCMGYPGTTLDKVVQDAQTFAEWKVDMLKLDGCYSTPQERAEGYPKMAAALNATGRPIAFSCSWPAYEGGLPPKVNYTLLADICNLWRNFDDIQDSWRSVLSVLDWFVTHQDVLQPIAGPGHWNDPDMLLIGNFGLSFEQARAQMALWTVLAAPLFMSTDLRTISAQNMDILQNPLMIKINQDPLGIQGRRILKEKSHIEVYLRPLDSEASAIVFFSRRMDMPYHYHSSLARLNFSSSVVYEAQDVYTGDIISGLQDKTNFTVIINPSGVVMWYLYPIKKLEIPQQ
- the NAGA gene encoding alpha-N-acetylgalactosaminidase isoform X2, with translation MGWLAWERFRCNIDCSEDPKNCISEQLFMEMADRLAQDGWRDLGYVYLNIDDCWIGGRDAKGNLVPDRKRFPHGIAFLADYAHSLGLKLGIYEDLGNFTCMGYPGTTLDKVVQDAQTFAEWKVDMLKLDGCYSTPQERAEGYPKMAAALNATGRPIAFSCSWPAYEGGLPPKVNYTLLADICNLWRNFDDIQDSWRSVLSVLDWFVTHQDVLQPIAGPGHWNDPDMLLIGNFGLSFEQARAQMALWTVLAAPLFMSTDLRTISAQNMDILQNPLMIKINQDPLGIQGRRILKEKSHIEVYLRPLDSEASAIVFFSRRMDMPYHYHSSLARLNFSSSVVYEAQDVYTGDIISGLQDKTNFTVIINPSGVVMWYLYPIKKLEIPQQ